The following are encoded together in the Sphingorhabdus pulchriflava genome:
- a CDS encoding NADPH-dependent FMN reductase: MSPKIVAIGGTINPGSSTEMALCTALAVAEAQGAEVKLFGGEYLAALPHYRSTAHSATDGAEMVEAVRIADGVIIAAPGYHGTISGLVKNALDYLEDLSKDDRPYLDGRAVGLIATAFGDQASMSTMQTLRSIVHALRGWPTPMGATVRTYPNLFSPDGECLDDRISMQLDIVGKQVVQGARSFAATAGDAA; the protein is encoded by the coding sequence ATGAGCCCCAAAATTGTCGCGATCGGCGGAACGATCAACCCCGGCAGCTCGACCGAAATGGCACTGTGCACTGCATTGGCTGTTGCTGAAGCACAGGGGGCCGAGGTCAAATTGTTCGGCGGCGAGTATCTCGCAGCCCTCCCCCACTATCGGAGCACCGCGCACAGCGCCACAGACGGCGCGGAAATGGTCGAAGCGGTCCGCATAGCCGATGGCGTGATCATCGCCGCCCCTGGCTATCACGGTACAATTTCGGGGCTGGTCAAGAACGCGCTCGACTATCTTGAAGACCTCTCAAAAGATGACCGGCCGTATCTTGATGGCCGCGCTGTCGGCCTGATAGCCACCGCCTTTGGGGACCAAGCCAGCATGAGCACGATGCAGACCTTGCGCAGTATCGTCCACGCTCTGCGGGGTTGGCCCACGCCAATGGGCGCGACTGTTCGCACCTATCCGAACTTGTTTTCACCCGACGGTGAATGTCTTGACGACCGGATTTCTATGCAGCTTGATATTGTCGGCAAGCAGGTGGTGCAGGGTGCGCGCAGTTTTGCCGCTACCGCCGGAGACGCCGCATGA
- the ribB gene encoding 3,4-dihydroxy-2-butanone-4-phosphate synthase: protein MSNLDAAIEAFSKGEIIVITGDRFRRGDIDFAVAAKHITADAINFMARHGRGLICLSLTPARAVKLGISLINPGSERQSGRPFGRSIEARADVTTGISAADRAKTVEVAVADGANSDDLVSPGHVFPLIAADGGTAERPAAAEASIDLCRLAGCGDTAVICSIMRDDGEMARLNDISDLIARFDLKVADIDDLLAQMDNLHPAD from the coding sequence ATGAGCAATCTGGACGCGGCCATCGAAGCCTTCAGCAAGGGTGAAATCATCGTCATCACCGGCGACCGGTTCCGCCGGGGTGACATTGATTTCGCGGTTGCAGCCAAGCATATCACAGCCGATGCGATCAACTTCATGGCGCGCCATGGCCGCGGCCTTATCTGCCTATCGTTGACGCCCGCAAGGGCCGTCAAACTGGGCATCAGCCTAATCAATCCCGGCAGCGAGCGCCAGTCAGGCCGTCCCTTCGGTCGATCGATTGAGGCGCGCGCCGATGTGACGACAGGCATTTCTGCAGCAGATCGGGCGAAGACAGTCGAAGTTGCAGTGGCCGATGGTGCGAATAGCGACGATCTGGTCTCCCCCGGGCATGTCTTCCCGCTGATCGCAGCCGATGGCGGCACAGCCGAGCGACCGGCAGCCGCTGAAGCCTCGATCGATCTGTGTCGCCTTGCCGGGTGCGGAGATACGGCAGTCATTTGCTCGATCATGCGCGATGATGGCGAGATGGCGAGGCTCAACGATATAAGCGATCTGATTGCGCGCTTTGATCTGAAAGTTGCCGACATCGATGATCTGCTGGCGCAAATGGACAATCTGCACCCTGCAGATTGA
- a CDS encoding tryptophan halogenase family protein, translating into MAIDKIVIVGGGTAGWMAAAALSRLRAGRDVAITLVESEMIGTVGVGEATIPPFLDFNKLLEVDEREMLSAVQGSFKLGIQFVNWGKIGDSYIHPFGNYGYQMGGMSFHHTWHKFKATGDKRPIQVFNLETMAAYFGRFARTEDYAREDLPPVNYAYHLDAGRYARFLRGYAEKRGVVRLEGKVNDVAIDGESGFVTSITLEDGTQIAGDLFIDCSGFRGLLIEQALKTGYEDWTNYLPCDRAVALPCEREDGSGPLPYTRATAHKAGWQWQVPLQHRNGNGHVYCSQFMSDDEALDILVNNIAGKPGADPNFLRFTTGRRKKFWNKNVVALGLSAGFMEPLESTSIHLINTGINKLIALLSLDGITQTQEDAFNRLTGKEYARIRDFLILHYNTTARNDSAFWNYCRTMAVPESLTEKTDLFRLNGQIFREDDELFTETSWAAVMMGQGIMMNGHNPMADCLNQPSTRQELDAIEQSIRYVVQHMPSHGDYLKKYCPAPA; encoded by the coding sequence ATGGCCATAGATAAAATCGTGATTGTCGGCGGCGGAACCGCAGGCTGGATGGCGGCCGCCGCACTTTCCCGCCTCCGCGCTGGACGCGATGTCGCAATCACGCTTGTCGAATCGGAGATGATCGGCACCGTCGGCGTCGGTGAAGCCACCATTCCGCCTTTCCTCGATTTCAACAAGCTGCTCGAGGTGGACGAACGCGAAATGCTGTCCGCCGTGCAGGGCAGTTTCAAACTGGGCATCCAGTTCGTCAACTGGGGCAAGATTGGCGACAGCTATATCCACCCCTTCGGCAATTATGGCTATCAAATGGGGGGCATGTCCTTCCACCACACCTGGCACAAATTCAAGGCGACGGGAGACAAGCGACCAATCCAGGTCTTTAACCTCGAAACCATGGCCGCCTATTTCGGTCGCTTTGCCCGCACCGAAGATTATGCGCGCGAAGATCTGCCTCCGGTCAACTATGCCTATCATCTTGATGCTGGCCGCTATGCCCGCTTCCTGCGCGGCTATGCCGAGAAGCGCGGCGTTGTCCGCCTGGAAGGCAAGGTCAATGATGTCGCGATTGATGGCGAAAGCGGTTTCGTTACCTCGATCACACTGGAAGACGGTACGCAAATCGCAGGCGATCTCTTCATCGATTGCTCGGGCTTTCGCGGTCTCCTGATCGAACAGGCACTGAAGACCGGTTATGAGGATTGGACCAACTATCTGCCCTGCGACCGCGCGGTCGCCCTTCCCTGTGAGCGCGAAGATGGCAGCGGCCCCCTGCCTTATACCCGTGCCACCGCACACAAGGCGGGCTGGCAATGGCAGGTCCCGCTGCAGCACCGCAACGGCAACGGCCATGTCTATTGCAGCCAATTCATGTCGGATGACGAGGCGCTGGACATATTGGTGAACAACATTGCCGGAAAGCCAGGTGCGGACCCCAACTTCCTCCGCTTCACCACCGGACGGCGCAAGAAATTCTGGAACAAAAATGTCGTGGCACTTGGTCTTTCGGCGGGCTTTATGGAGCCGCTTGAATCGACATCAATCCACCTCATCAATACGGGCATCAACAAACTAATTGCGCTATTGTCACTCGACGGGATTACCCAGACGCAGGAAGATGCCTTCAATCGCCTGACCGGCAAGGAATATGCGCGCATTCGCGACTTTCTGATCCTCCATTACAACACGACCGCAAGAAACGACAGCGCGTTCTGGAACTATTGCCGCACTATGGCGGTACCCGAAAGCCTGACTGAAAAGACTGATCTTTTTCGCCTTAACGGCCAGATTTTCCGCGAGGACGATGAACTGTTCACCGAGACCAGCTGGGCCGCGGTAATGATGGGACAAGGCATCATGATGAACGGCCACAATCCGATGGCCGATTGCCTCAATCAGCCCTCAACCAGGCAAGAGCTCGACGCGATCGAGCAATCGATCCGTTATGTCGTCCAGCATATGCCCAGCCATGGCGACTATCTGAAAAAATATTGCCCGGCACCGGCCTGA